The following nucleotide sequence is from Citrus sinensis cultivar Valencia sweet orange chromosome 6, DVS_A1.0, whole genome shotgun sequence.
TTCTAATTCACTTGCTTCATCAGCATAGCAGACAGAAATGCTTGAAACTGTTACCCCAGCAGCATCACTCTCGGCTGGTTTCGATAGTGATTTGCAAGCCTCTGGTACATGACCGCCTTTGTAAGCCCCGCACACATACTCCACAAACTTCTCATAATCCTGCAACAAACAAAAAGTTACAGATAACAGGAGAGGAAATGAGAGAGCGACAAGGAGTTTACGGACTAACTTCGCGAAGTGCTTTGTTATTCACTGTCACCCATGGTACATATTCAAGTGGCGGATTAAGGTGCAGAGTTTCATCACCGTATTTTAGCTCCAGCTGCATGCATATTAATTTGCTTTCATGGTCAGACCAACTCATGTGAAAAATGCCAAAACCATTGTgttaaataatatgaataaagcctttaatttaattagacgGGTACTGACCAGTCTGCCAATTCCACTTTCGTAGCAGTCCTTAATGAAGTTTGGACTCAGTTCAAGATCCTTACAACAGGTTAGCCACGCTTCTTTTCTATCCCTAATGGGTCCCCTCAAAGTTCTATTCTCAAGGCATTGAATGAAATCGAAATGATTCTTCTGCAGCAAATTCACATAACAGAGGAGGGTATGAGCAAGGGAAATGTACTTCTGTAAATTTTATAGCTTAGCCACATAATTGAGAGATAGTCTCACTtcaacaaataagaaatttctttCTGTAAACACGAATGCTTGTGCATAATAAGAATGAGACCATTAACGCAGCCATTGAGGTTGAGGCAATAGCTCTTGTGAAGCATGTCTTACCGGCTGATCAGGCCAGGCTAAAATGGCACAGGCCTCTATGGTATTGAAGTAGCATTCATCTTCTCCATGCTGCAAACAGCGTATGAACTCGGAACATGTTATAATGAATCCAGACCGATTGAATTTAACCATGATTGTCATAACTAAAAGCAAAtattgaagatgaagaggTAAAAATTGACCTGGCAATCTATGGTCTTGTTCGGTTCCACAATTTCGGCATTGCCCCAGGGGATAAGCCTGAGGTTGACAATGCTGATGAGACCCTTCTCGAAGACCTTTCCTAAACCTTCTGAGATGAATTCAGCAGAACCTGGACATAAGGTCTCATAATATAGAGATAGATTAACGTTATCGTTGTGTTTGGAGGGAGGAAAATTTGTAGCTCCATCATATTCCACACAAGAGCAAGGGGAAGAGATGAACATGAACATCAGAGAAGTGAAAACAATGAAGAAGTAGAGCTGATGAGAAGTCATTTTTGAGAGCAATGTGCACATATAAATCCCCGTACTTGGCTGTTATTTATACCTCTCTTAAGTACACTCATTCTGTTGTATGCTGTATCTCATTGAATCATTCTTCTGAATTTTTGAATGGAGTGTTAACTCGAGCTTATGTTATAACTCCCCAATAAGCCATGCAATATGACTATCTCTTTCTTGATTTAGTGAGATTGCAATTGCCACTTTCATTTTTCTGTTCGTATACTTTTTGATACCCACGTAgtttgttaaatttctaaaactGCTCTGATCTTTCAATACATTTTCCGACTCAGCTTAACTTAATGTTTGTAccctttctttaattaatacttctccttttacaaaaaagagaaaaagagttGTTCTATCACgttaaacaatctcaatttgGGAGAATCTCAAGCAACTTTGTTAAGCATCTTCCAACCACCGTTTCTCgaaaaaagattgaaaaactGCTTGTGCTTAGTAGATGAGGCGACCATATATCAGTTCAGAGCCAGCCTTATAATGCAATTTCTGGGggaaaaaaacttaataagcattttaagaaaaattgatattCAGCATGAAGTTATTGCAGCAACATAATCATGctgctctcttttttttttccctttcttttagTTTCTAATCTTTTAGCACTAAGGTCACAGTTTTCTCAAAACCCTACTCATTTCTGGAAATGAAAACAGCACACCCActatttttccttcaaatgCTTTCAGTAATAGTTTTTTGAGGGCGaatacataaaagaaaaaaaaatagcataaaAACAGACAGTACTTGTAGCATTTTGCCACCATTGGTATAATCTTGAACCTTGAGCAGAAATTTGATTATGGTCAATTCAGATCAGTAGGTGCTCCCAGGAATCACTTTTTAACCTTTGCTTGTAacacaaatcattttttaacctTGATCTACTATATTAAGCATAACTTGTGGCTTAGACATTTAATCCTCCATTTTTAGCATTCACTAGCTTATTAGTGAGCTGTGTAATTGGGTGGATGAATTGAAATGCTTCAGGGAGCAAAGCTGTTTAGTTCAAGTTGCACAATCAACCATCATGAAAAGGTTAAAAAggcttatttaaaattcaagttactttttatttatattttataccaatacaaacaagattaaggaCAGAACAAAAACCGTATGTAATTCATGCTTTATCAACGTTACCATCCGATATTCCATTTAGGTCTCATCTGCTTCAGTAGGATTGCAGTTTCTTTCTCTGCAGCACTAGTCTTGGCTGATTTTGGCATTTCTTTGCAAGCCTCTGGCACATGACTGCCACTGTAAGCCTCACACACATACTTCACAAAATTTCCATAATCCTGCAACAAACAGAAAGTTACAGAAAATGAGTGAGAGAGGAAAAGCAAGAGAAAGTGAGAGAGCCGAGAGGGTTTAGAGACTAACTGGGCCAACTGCATCACCATTCAGCGTCAACCATGGCACAAATTGAATTGGTGGCTTAAGACGCTCAGTTTCAGCAGCGTATATTAGCTCAAGCTGCATTCATGTAAATTGCTTTCATGGTCTGACCAAATCCATTATAAAGTAGTAGAACAGCAAAATGCTAAAGGCCAAAACCTTTTCGTTTAATTAATATGAATGACAGGAGAAATGTGCAAACAAAAACATCCAAAGATATATATACACCATGAGCATTAgcaaaaattttgatgaaatgaGATTGGGACTAACCCATCTTCCAGTGCCATTATCATAGCAGTCCTTAATCAAGTTTGGACTCAGCTTCAGGTTTTGACAACAGGTTCTCCACACTTTTTCCTTATCCAAAGTTGGTCCCCAAGAAGTTTCTTCAAGGCATTTAATGAAAGTGAAATGTAGCTGCAACAGATTTACATAACGTAGAAGGTTCAGAGCAAGGGAGATGCACATCTAACTTTCTCTAAATTATATAGCTTAGATACATATTTGAGGGGTAACTTctgaaattaattgatatttttgtagttcaaaaaatgagaaatgttCTACATAATTAGTGATAATGGTgtacaaaaggaaaagaagaacaTTAATTCAGCCACTGACACGGAGTCAACATATTGTCTAGCATTTCTTACCAGCTGTTCAGGCCAGGCTTTGATGGCACAGGCATGTATAACATTGAAGTAGCATTCATCTTCTCCATGCTGCAAACGATTTAGGGAGCAGGATCATGTCACGGTGAATCCAAACCAATTGAAATTGACCATACATGTTAAAGCCAAATGCAAATATTGAAGATGAAGGCAGAATAATTGACCTCGCAAACTATGGTCTCGTTTGGTTCTACGATTTGAGCCTTGCCCCAGGGGATAAGCCTGAGATTGACAATGCTAGTGAGATCCTTCTCAAAGACCTTCCCTAAATCATGTGTGATGAATTCAGCACCAGTGTCACTTAAGCTCTCATAGTATACAGATAGATTAACTTTCTCATCCTGTTTTACAGTAGGGAAAATTCTAGCACCGTCATATTCCACAGAAGAGCAATGGGGAAAGATGAACATGAACAGCAGAGCAGTGGAAAGAAAGGAGGAGGGTAGCTGATGGAAAGtcatttttgagaaaaatattacgCATAGAAGTTCCCACATGGGGTTGGTACTTATAGCGCTCTCAAACGCACTCACTTGGCTGTAAGCTGTATCTTATTGAACTGTTCTCGTGAAATTTAAATGGAGGGTTGAGTCAAGGTTATGTAATAACTCCTCAGTAAGCCTTGAAATGACTGCCACTTTCTTGATTTCAAGAGATTTTCATTGTGACTTTGcatttttcctttgtttttttcttccttacatacataatttgtttttattctaaaaatgcTCGAACCTTGTAATTCATTTTCCAACTCAGCTTCACTTTATGTCTCTAACCtttgtttcattaatttttcttcttctaaaagagaataatatatttgaacTGTCGTGTTAAGCAAATCCAATTTGGGATAGTCTTAAGCAACCTTGTTTAGTGTCTTCACAAAATCCCAAGTTGAAAAATGAAGGCTTATGCTTCATTCATTAGCTGAGAATGATCAGATCAGAACAAGCCTAATGGTTAAATTTCTGGGAAGAAGCTTAagcaacttaaaaaaatttgatcttcACCATGAAGAAAATGCAGCAACCTAATTATGCtgctttctctttttcaatgTTCTTTTTAATGCTCTCCATTCTTTAACACTAAGGCAATTGTGTTCTCAAGTTCCAACTGGTATCTGGTCACCGAATAGATCTTAAGTGGATTTATAATGCGgcaattgagatttttaagaAAGTTCTTGAAATCACCATGTTCTTTCTTGTGTTCTTCTATAGTTTTAGCTTCAAATGGTTCCGCACCTAGCTCTCAATTGCCACGAATGATGTCTAAATTTCTTGCTTTATCAGCATTGTTGGCCCTGGCTGCCGGGGGCAGTGGTTTGCAAGCCTCCGGCACATAAGAGCCTTTATAAGCCTTGCAGACAtacttaacaaaatttaataaatcctGCACTCAGAAATTAAtgagtgagagagaaaatgagagagaaaTAGGGTGATAGTGAGACTTACATCGCCCAGTGGCTCGCCATTCACTGTTACCTGCGGTACAAATTCATCTGGCGGCTTGAGATGTGTATAGTTTTATTACCTTACTTCAGCTCAAGCCACATTGCGTTCGTATCAATTTGCTTCCAAGGTTATACCAATGCATTGTAACATTTAGAGCTGACAGCATGGTGCAAATACAAATGACAGTTCATGAATTGAAAATCATGAAGAGTGAAGACAAGCAAAACTTGTGAACAATTTTGACGAGACTAACCTTCGTTGAGTTCCTTCCATGTCCACTGGAACAGCATTTTCTGAAATGGAGCATTACTCAAGTTCATTTTTTGAAAGAGCAATATGCTTATATGAAGCTATGACTCATAGCttctacgtatttttcatGTCTCTTACGCCTATCCCAAACTTATTTTTCATAGAATAGGTCTGCTTATATAAAAGCTAATAAGGGCAATTAAAgtcaacaaaaaaatcttcataACTATTAGATTCCAGTTAGATTTACACTAGTAATatgaaactttattttaaaaaaaacttctaaattatttttatatttcaccCCATCGTGAGCGTCAATTCTAACAAAAAATGATATGTTtatataaacacataaattttcatatactATAAATGCGTTTAAGATTGAAGTTGGAcagctgtaatttaaaaggtaCTGCActaaaatgtttggtaaacactaactacTGTAGTTTGAAAGatatgttaatataatttttcacttgtttgatagaaaattttttatatctttaataattttatcaaaattatatttactacatattattaacgtttaatttgtagttataatttttttccacaacaGTTGTAGGTTAAAAGTTATAGTAAcccaatttcaaataaaaggTATAGATATTTATACCTTTCTTAAAACTTGAGGATTCTAATGaacagaaaaaatatatatatatttctagtTCTTCAGAATTTTAAGTGGAGGGTGTTGTAATTCCCCAGCTTGCCTGAAAGTGAGTGCCACTTTTCTTGACTTCAACATGAGATTGTAACATGCACATTCCATGATTCTTTTTCGTTCTTCTTTATGCATGTACTAGagtttgtttttaattctaaaaccTCTcgaaatctaaaaatttattttcctcCTTAGCTCCACTTTATAGATTTACCCAGCTTCACTTTATAAATTTACCCTTTGGCTCCCAAGTCCTGCTTGAGCAAAGTATCTTTGTTTTAAAGAGCACATCAATGTAACATTAGAAATATTCTTTTACGATTAAATCAAGATTCGCCGCCACCACCGCTTACTGTTAGTATGGGCATTTTTTGTCGACTTGTTCTTTATAAATGTTGAAGGCTGGTAGTTGAAGGCTGGTAGGTTTTAAAGagcatttcttaatttttctgcCTTTTAAAGAGAATAAAAGAGTTGATTTATCATGTTAAATAATTGCAATGtggaaaaatttaaagtaacTTTGGCTAAGAATCTTCACCAACCACCCTTAGTCGAAAAAATACTGCTTGTGCCTTTTAGATTAGCTGGCCACTAAACCAGATCAGAACCAGCCTAATTCGATTAAGCATCTTGTCAAAACCCGATCTTCACCATGAAGTTAATAAGAGCGAGATAATAACGCTACtttctcatttctcatttctttttaattctctgtaaaattcttttaacacaAAGAATGAgattaaaatactttttgtCTAATCCATGTTTGGTCCATATTAGAATAggataatatcatttatttatcataGTAACACCCACCATTTAATCCTTAGGCCATTGAGGtgttgtagaaaaaaaaactataattatgaaaaaaaaattaatagtattagcaaatataattttgacaaaattaataaagatatataaaatcaaattaatttactttccAAATTATATCAGTtagtatttatcaaatatttttaaaatgtaactTTCAAACTACAGATATACAACTTTAATCCTAAATAAGACCTTAATTATACCAAATTTTAGAGATTGAGTTACCCAGGCGTTTGCTCAAGTGGAATTCTAAAAtagcatttaatttttaagatgCTCACCCACTCAAAcagaaaaaagtaataaataatcgCTGTCTTTGCAATTGTGCTTGTGCTCTTGACTTATTTTACCTTCAAATGTTTCCACTTCAAGTTCTTGAAAGTGAATACAAAGACGCAGAAAAATTACAGAAGCATATTGAAGCAACAACAGAACTTTAGTGTGAACTTGAGCCGAAAATGTaagcaaaattaattctatttaaatcTTGTTCatgctttctttattttttggcatCGTATATTAGCTTTGTGATGTTGAATAGTCTCAGCAGTTAAGTCTATTGATGATTAGGTTGTAATGAAGATTAGCTACATTGTAAAACAATGCCTGAATTTGTATTTACCATAAGATGGGGATTTGCAAGATTAAGGTTCCTTCAGTGATGGCTTCCAGGAAGCTTCTATGAATCTTTGCATTCTTTTTGCTGGAGAATTTACCTTCTTGGCAGAGTTGATACCTGGTGAAGGCAATTTGCACGCATTGGGTACCACATTACCTTTGTAAGCTCTGCACACATACGCTGTAAAATTCTCATAGTCCTGCAGGGAAAATGTTGTTGGTGTTCTTCACTCCGTAGTTTTTGAGAGAAAGACTGGGAGAGGCATTGATTAAGGACTTACATTTCTGATGGCTTGATTATTCACCAGCACCCATGGTAAAATTGTATGAGGTGGGATAAGATGAGAAGTCTCATATGCATGTTGTAGCAAAAGCTGCTTGCAATTTCATTCCACAGTAGATCAATTAAACGGACAGCGAAAACATGGACACAGGAGACACAAAAAATGAACCCATTGGAATCTCTagagttattattattgtaaccACTGAGCCGATGAAGCTGACCTTTGTTCCATTTCCACTTTTATAGCAATCCAGAACAGGTTTTGCAGGCAATCCTAATGTGTTGAAACAAGTTTGCCAGTCCTTGTGCCTCCCCTCTATGGCTAGAAACTCAATGCAGTAAATAAAACCATAGTACTTGTTCTGcaatattagatattttagtaaGTTTGATTAAGCAcatcaataaataagaaaaaaagaaacaatgaaatatatagataaattaacttttatcCACTTTAGGATTCAAGTATAGTTTTCTAAAAAGGAAAGCAAATTGTACCACATTTTTCAGAACATTGATGGCACAGGCTTCAACTTCATTTAACAAGCATTCGTCTGGGCCATGCTGCAAATTTGGTGAAAGATAGTATATGGGTCATGCTTATATTGTGGAAAGAAAGCATATTGGAAGAATATGTGATAAATTAACATTGACCGATAATGGTAGCATGTCATGATCATTATCATCATGTATACATATGTATATGGAaacaataagaaatatttaatggGCAAGAACAATAATAGAACCTCTATTCTGTCTTCACTTATTGGAAGACagggaaagaaaaagttgGGGAAGTGGGCCTGCTTtataaatgaacaaattaatatagcGTTGAAGTATGTCTGGGGAGCACCAAAATGAAGTCTCATTTGCCAATTTCCAGTTCCGTTCTTTGTGAAGGTCTggtaacaataaaattttggttGTTCGGTTCAATAAGCATCTTTATTGTGGAATTGAGATTATCTATTAGCTTTGATATGACCCGGTTTATTTCTCAGGTCATTATGCATTAGCTTGTCTGCTGAAACTCGTCACATTTGGTTAAGGAAACAAACTGAACCATAAAAGTTTTatgattctaaaaatttctattttctgGGGAAAGTGAAAGCCAAATAAAACTGCATTGCAAGCAAGGCTTAAAGTTGAAGCTGAAAACTACGCTTAAATGAAACGCATATGCAAAATAAGTTCAACCCAAGTAAAGAAGATTGAGTAAAAGAGTAACCTTACAAATAAAGGCATTGTTAAATTTACTGATGTTTGCATCACCCCAAGGGACCAGCCTGAGATTGATGATGGAAATGAGATCATTGTTGAACACACCCTCGAGATTCTTAACGATGAAATTTGAACAGGTTGGAGACAGAGTTTCATAGTAAACTGAGAGATTAACATTTCCAGGCTTGGCGGGGAGTGAAGCCTCACTGCCATCTATGTGCGTATAAGAAGCAGCAACATGAGATGGAGATGTAAACAAGAACAAGAGGCAAGCGCAGAAAATTTTTAAGGCTATCTCATAAAAAGGCATTTTTGAGAGCAAGGACAGAGGCCGGTCTACAGGACGTGTATTTATGAATATGTAGCTGGAGAAACTATTCACTGGGCTGTATCTTTAATGAGTAATGTGACCACAATACCCCCTTTTTCATATTGAAATTGCCATAGCGACTGACAGTGACTCTCAAGACAAATTGTCCTGTAATCTTGATTAATCTTCATCCTAGCAGTTTCCTGTGCTTACTGGAAGCTCGAAAGAAGTAAGAATAACGCatttcattcattaaatttagagGATGTAAAATGGAGTGTACGGTAAGTGATGTTTTTGATGCATTCCAGCTGTGCAAGTCTATTATTCACCTTCACTATTACGTACATTTTTGTGATCCGGCTGGTGAGTTGTTAATTACTATCTTTGGAAATTGGGAAGTAGAAATTGGAAAGCATGACATTGAGtactttatcattttatatatttcacaAACTCCAAGCAGAATAAACATTCACGTGCAGTAATTCTACAGCGAATGGACCCGTTTGCCTTCTTTCCAATCCATAAAGATTCGGTTCAAACTTCTATTGATCACATTACCACATTACTATCCAGCATGAGATTACGATAATGCATTGCTTTTACACTGCACTTTAAGTGCCAAGTACATTGGATGCAAACAGGATCATTTGTTTATGAAGCGGAAACAATTCCATTCTTGCAACCGGATTTGCACGTTCAAAAGTACTCGATACGATACATAAACTGGGAATGTAGCATGGAATAGTTGAAAGGAAAGCAATTATGTAGCATGGAATAGCTGCATCATCCCTGCGAAAATTTTACCTACGCTCTCACTAAAATCGCCTTAAGAAAGCAAGAATACCTCTTTGAGAAGGTTAATTAACCTGCTAGTCCAACTTAAAGAAAAACGAGAGTGTTGCATTATTTATGGCCAAAATCACCTATCAGACTGAACAAGCCCTCTGTAACAACATACCATTCAATCACAGTCCACCTATACTGATCAAATCAGGAAGAGAGAGGTCTCAAAATGTAGGCAAAACACTTGTTTGCCACAGTCACAGATCCATTTTAGCATCCTTACCGGTCCGTGAACTATGCTATTTTAGCCATACTAGTCCTACAATCCAAAGCAAAACAAGCCGACCTGAACACcataataaacatttattttattaacaaactTTAACCAGCCACATAATACCATCCAACTAAATACTGAAGCTACTATCTTCATCCAATGATCTTTCAAGCAATCTTTGatcttggaattttttttccttgggtCTAATGATGTCTAATTCTTCCCCTCACCTGTATAGCACACTGAACTTGTAGACTCTGCATTGACTGGAATATTATTAGGAAGTGATCTGCAAGCCTCCGGTACTCGAGTGCCTTTGTAAGCTTTGCAGACATGGTTTGCAAAATTCATGAAGTCCTGCAATCGCAAAAGCaaattttaaacttgaaacttagacTGGGGATATGATAGAGccgaaacaaaaaaaaaaagaggttgGGAATGACCTCTTGAAGTGGTTGATTATTTACAACTACCCAAGGCACAAATCTATGTGGTGGTTTTAGCTGAGCAGTTTCGGTTGCATATTTTTGTTCCAGCTGCATGTTGCTATGCAATCAATGTCAGAGCTGGCtgataaagataatttataatgGCAGCAGATCAAAATTGTCATGTGTAAAACTAACCAGTTTCCCGAGACCATTTCTGTAGCAATCAATCGGTACCCTACCCAACTTAGTTAATTCAAAGCAGTTAATCCACTCAGCCTGCCTTTTCTCCAAGGCGAGACGCTCAACACAGTGGATAAAACTGAAATGCTGGACCTGCActtgaattttattgataattagTACAAAGAAAACTCATACAACTTTGATGTACACATGTGATACGACCACCACCATTAATCCTTGCATAAGAATGAGCTTAAGAGATTTCGAACTGGCTGGTACTAAAATTAGTCATCTAGGCACTGAAAAGACTCACCACATCAGGATAAATGCTAATGGTGCAGGCCTCAATAGTATTTAGTAAGCATTCACCTGGGCCATGCTGCAAATAAAGTAATTCCAATTACAAGACTATTGTAAGAAATTTGACATGCTGAAATGGCAAGATTTTTCTTGATTCGGTGAGTATTACGGGCACCTTAGATTGATCCTGAAGAGGccatttaaaattatccttattttaatacttatcCTTTATAAATAGTTTCTTGcaccaaaagaaaatgcattttaTCCTAAACAAGGCTTGAACTTGAAGAAAAGTGGTTATACAGAAGTAACAGAACTGCTTTTTTTGTTTAGAAAATCCAAAACAATGAAACGGGaggagaattaaaaaaaaaacatagaaaTGTAACCTGGCAAACAAAAGTTCCATCAGGTTGCATCATAGAGTTGCCCCAAGGGATCATACGAAGATTAACAATGGAGTTAAGTCCCTTTTGAAACAGCTTCACTAAATGGTTTACTATGAAGTCTGCACAATATGGGCACAGGGTTTCATAGTAAACAGAAACTGTAACATTTTCACTACTACCAAATGGAGAGATTGACAGAAGCAATAGAGAAGCAGgaaagaagaatgttaaaagCTTTGTGGAAGCCATTTGTGAGTTCAAATTACACTGAAGCAAGCAACTTTCAGTAGCGGGATATTGTTTATTCCCATTGATTTGCTCTGGTGTTACGAAAGCAAAAGGCAGTTAAAGTAACTTAAACTTTTCCACTTTTGCTTTTtcagcttctttttctttttatcagaAACCACGGAATCATGCATGCGAATGAATAAGTGACATCATTAACCATAATATTTTCAGCACTGAATTTTCACAATGAGGATGCATATgatcaaaatagaaattaagaaGCAACAATCTTTCATCGAAATCAGCATAATATCTAGAATGGACTTATTTTAAAGAGATTGCTTGATAAGCCTTGCTAAAGAATGTACTTTATGCCATGAAGGCCTGCAAGAACTGTCTAATCACACGTTATCTCTGAACCAAAGCACCTTTCAATAATCTCACCTGAACTCTGAAACTTTTTTTCAGATTTAAGTCTCTTAGAATGTGTTTAAGTGATTTTGGTATCACTAAAAACACTTTCAAATAATCACAAGCTAATTTGTGTCTATTTATGAGTGTACcctcctatatatatatgtctcttttttcttttttcttttttctcaaacaCTAATATGTATATTGATCAAATCAGAATTCTACtgatataatttataattttttatgacacTGCCCAAAGTTCTACCCACACTTCAATATATGTTACCCAATTACATTAGAAGGAAAAATGAGTCTTAACAATTATTGGGATTAGAATCTTGAGGGCATGGGTGTTGCCAATGCACATTGATCATACCCTATCttaaactttctgaaatttcaaaaaatttaaaaactaaaagataATGTTTTCTGCATTTAAAAGAATCCAGTACTATTTGAGCTCAGTTGTGAAGTTGCTCCGGATAGGAGCTGACGTCGGAAATATCCAAGTAGATCATTTTGAGTGAAAAATTACATCAGCACACTCAAAACCAAAAgtgcttttcaattttcaactACTTATGGGCCTTAAAAGCTTGAAGTTTGACAAGCCGAGAGCCCGTGTTTATTAAGTCCCACACTAAGCGGCCCAACGATGGCCGGCATCTTCCTCTTCGTTTTGACTAAACGCAATCTTCTCTTGCACTTCAGCTCACTCTCAGTACTTTCTCCATTTTCAACGATTTCAGTATCTTATTAACCAAAAACACTAAACCCTAATGGCTTCCATCAACTTTAATCCCTTCGAAAACTGGTTCAATAAACCCACAAACCCACTTCCAATCATCAACTTTCACTCACTCACCGAAtccttctctttcttcaatCCCGGGAAACCCACTTCAAATTTCGcttcaatttcatcatccctcTTCAAACGAAAAACGCCCAAGAAACCCGACCCGGAAACCGAACGGCAAGAACCAGGTTATTACAAGAAAATGCTGGACCAATACTTCTGGGAATGCGAAAACTTACCCGATTACCGCCACGCCCCGGAAGTAGAAGAAATCCTGAAAGAGGAACCGCTTTTcgagaagaaagaaaacccatctgaagaagaaattaaagaaaatgaggaaTGGTGGAAATCGTTCAGGGAAAGTCCCGTTGTTCAGTTCATGGCGCGAGCCGAGGAGATAGCGGATTATTTGAACGAAGTTGAGTTGAAGAAGAATGATAAGCCGTACAGACCGGAGGACAAGAAGCTGTGGCAGGCTTTGC
It contains:
- the LOC107177437 gene encoding gamma-interferon-responsive lysosomal thiol protein isoform X1; the protein is MWELLCVIFFSKMTFHQLPSSFLSTALLFMFIFPHCSSVEYDGARIFPTVKQDEKVNLSVYYESLSDTGAEFITHDLGKVFEKDLTSIVNLRLIPWGKAQIVEPNETIVCEHGEDECYFNTIEACAILAWPDQPKNHFDFIQCLENRTLRGPIRDRKEAWLTCCKDLELSPNFIKDCYESGIGRLLELKYGDETLHLNPPLEYVPWVTVNNKALREDYEKFVEYVCGAYKGGHVPEACKSLSKPAESDAAGVTVSSISVCYADEASELEIDQAN
- the LOC107177437 gene encoding gamma-interferon-responsive lysosomal thiol protein isoform X2 yields the protein MCTLLSKMTSHQLYFFIVFTSLMFMFISSPCSCVEYDGATNFPPSKHNDNVNLSLYYETLCPGSAEFISEGLGKVFEKGLISIVNLRLIPWGNAEIVEPNKTIDCQHGEDECYFNTIEACAILAWPDQPKNHFDFIQCLENRTLRGPIRDRKEAWLTCCKDLELSPNFIKDCYESGIGRLLELKYGDETLHLNPPLEYVPWVTVNNKALREDYEKFVEYVCGAYKGGHVPEACKSLSKPAESDAAGVTVSSISVCYADEASELEIDQAN
- the LOC107177437 gene encoding gamma-interferon-responsive lysosomal thiol protein isoform X3; amino-acid sequence: MWELLCVIFFSKMTFHQLPSSFLSTALLFMFIFPHCSSVEYDGARIFPTVKQDEKVNLSVYYESLSDTGAEFITHDLGKVFEKDLTSIVNLRLIPWGKAQIVEPNETIVCEHGEDECYFNVIHACAIKAWPEQLLHFTFIKCLEETSWGPTLDKEKVWRTCCQNLKLSPNLIKDCYDNGTGRWLELIYAAETERLKPPIQFVPWLTLNGDAVGPDYGNFVKYVCEAYSGSHVPEACKEMPKSAKTSAAEKETAILLKQMRPKWNIGW
- the LOC102617295 gene encoding gamma-interferon-responsive lysosomal thiol protein-like, which translates into the protein MPFYEIALKIFCACLLFLFTSPSHVAASYTHIDGSEASLPAKPGNVNLSVYYETLSPTCSNFIVKNLEGVFNNDLISIINLRLVPWGDANISKFNNAFICKHGPDECLLNEVEACAINVLKNVNKYYGFIYCIEFLAIEGRHKDWQTCFNTLGLPAKPVLDCYKSGNGTKLLLQHAYETSHLIPPHTILPWVLVNNQAIRNDYENFTAYVCRAYKGNVVPNACKLPSPGINSAKKVNSPAKRMQRFIEASWKPSLKEP
- the LOC102617581 gene encoding gamma-interferon-responsive lysosomal thiol protein-like — protein: MASTKLLTFFFPASLLLLSISPFGSSENVTVSVYYETLCPYCADFIVNHLVKLFQKGLNSIVNLRMIPWGNSMMQPDGTFVCQHGPGECLLNTIEACTISIYPDVVQHFSFIHCVERLALEKRQAEWINCFELTKLGRVPIDCYRNGLGKLLEQKYATETAQLKPPHRFVPWVVVNNQPLQEDFMNFANHVCKAYKGTRVPEACRSLPNNIPVNAESTSSVCYTGRLVLLWIVGLVWLK